The following nucleotide sequence is from Deltaproteobacteria bacterium.
GCCGTCCACATTCCTTTGTCCATCCAAGCCCAGATCGAGGCCCGGGTCTTGATGATGTCCACCAACAATATCCTTTCACCGGCCAATGGAGAACCGATCATCGTCCCCTCCCAGGACATCATTCTGGGGCTGTATTATATGACCCGGGACCGGATGTTTGCCAAAGGAAACGGCAAGATATTTTATGGGCCCGAGGAAGTACGCATCTCCTATGACGCCGGTGAGGTGGAACTGCAGGCCCGGATCAAGGTCCGTTTAAACGGACAGTTGGTGGATACCACAGTGGGAAGGATGCTTTTAGGGGAAGTATTGCCCCCTATGATCCCTTTTGACCGTATCAACCGGGTAATGACCAAAAAAGAGGTTCGAAAACTAATCGATGAATGTTATCGAAAGGCCGGTATCAAGCAAACCGTTCTCTTGGCCGACCGTTTAAAAGATGTCGGTTACCATTATGCCACCTTGTCGGGGATTTCGATTTCCGTCTCGGATATGAAGATCCCTCCTCAAAAAAAGGAGATCCTCAGAAAGGCCGAAGAAGAGGTACGTAAAGTCGAGAAACAATATACCGACGGCCTGATTACCGATGGAGAGAAATATAATAAACTGGTCGATATCTGGGCCAGGGCCAGTGAAGACGTGGCCCAGAAGATGATGCAGGTTATGGGCTCGGAAGTGTCGATCGGTCCGGACCATAAGGAACTCCAGGTCCCCAGTTTCAACCCTATTTTTATGATGACCGATTCCGGGGCCCGGGGGAGCAAGGACCAGATGAGGCAGTTGGCCGGAATGCGTGGTTTGATGGCCAAACCTTCGGGGGAGATCATTGAGACGCCGATTCGGGCCAATTTCCGCGAAGGATTAAGCGTCCTGGAGTATTTTATTTCCACCCATGGGGCCAGGAAGGGGTTGGCCGATACGGCCCTTAAAACAGCCAATTCAGGATACCTGACCCGGCGGCTGGTGGATGTCTCCCAGGATGTCATCATCAATGAAATAGATTGCGGAACCATCGATGGGATTTTTGTCGAATCCCTTCGGGAGGCCGGAGAGGTGATCCAGCCTATCGGGGAACGCGTTTTGGGCCGGGTGACCCTGGAAGATATCAGGGATCCTTTTACCGATGAGGTCTTGGTGCCGGGAGGCAGCGAAATCGATGAAGCGGCAGTGGAACGGATTGAAGATGCCGGCATTGAGAAGGTCCTGATCCGGTCGGTTTTGACCTGTCAAAGCGCCCGGGGGGTTTGTGCCAAATGTTATGGCCGGGATCTGGCTTACGGGAAACAGGTCAATATCGGTGAGGCCATCGGTATTATCGCCGCCCAGTCCATCGGGGAACCGGGGACCCAGTTGACCATGCGGACCTTCCATATCGGTGGTGTGGCCAGCAAACGGGGTGAACAGACCACCCTGCATTCCAGGACCGAAGGCAAGGCCCAATTTGTCCAGCTCCATACCGTCCAGAATCGCGACGGAGACCTGGTCGTTATGAACCGGAATGGACAAATTTGTGTCCTGGATGAAAAGAATCGGGAGCGGGAGCGCTATCCCCTTATTTATGGGACTTTACTTAAGGTCAAAGACCATCAAATGATCAAGGCCGGGACCTTGCTGGCCAATTGGGACCCCTTTACCATCCCGATTATTACCGCCGTTTCCGGGAGGGTCAAATTCGGGGATATCACCGAAGGGGCGACCATGGAGGAACGGCGGGACGTGGTTACCGGGAAATCCAGCCGGGTCATTGTCGAATATCGGGATGCCGAGGTCCGGCCACGCATTTCCATTAAAGACGAGAGCGGGAAAACAGCCCGGCTGCCGGATACCAATTCCTTTTCCCGGTATCTCCTGCCTATCGGGGCCATTATCATGGTCTCGGAAGGGGATCCGGTGCTGGCCGGCGATGTGATCGCCAAGATCCCCAGAGAAACCACCAAGACCAAGGATATTACCGGCGGTCTGCCCAGGGTGGCCGAACTCTTTGAGGTGCGTAAACCCAAAGAACATGCCGTGATCACCGAAATCGACGGGGTGGTTTCTTTCGGGAAACATACCAAGGGGAAAAGGAAGGTCATCATTACCCCTGAGGTGGGTGATGCCAAAGAATACCTGATCCCCAAAGGCAAACATGTCAGCGTTCAGGAAGGGGATGTCATTCTGGCCGGCGAACCCTTAATGGATGGTTCGGCCAATCCCCATGATATCCTGAGCGTCAGCGGGATTAAGGAATTAGCCAAATATCTGGTCAATGAAGTCCAGGAGGTTTATCGACTTCAAGGGGTCAAGATCAATGATAAGCATATCGAGGTA
It contains:
- the rpoC gene encoding DNA-directed RNA polymerase subunit beta' — encoded protein: MEDLFSYFAKPKDPLNFYAVKISLASPEKIREWSHGEVKKPETINYRTFKPERDGLFCAKIFGPTKDYECNCGKYKRMKHRGVVCEKCGVEVIQSKVRRERMGHIELASPVAHIWFLKSLPSKIGTLLDLTLKELEKVLYFEAYIVLESKEPSLPVRSLFSEERFRQIKEEFGDRVVAGIGAEAIQLLLKNLDLEAESITLREEAQKTHSEAKKKKYIKRFKVVDAFKDSGNRPEWMVMNVIPVLPPDLRPLVPLDGGRFATSDLNDLYRRVINRNNRLKRLLELNAPDIIIRNEKRMLQEAVDVLFDNGRRGKVITGTNKRPLKSLSDMLKGKQGRFRQNLLGKRVDYSGRSVIVVGPNLRLHQCGLPKKMALELFKPFIYQRLEEKGYVTTIKTAKKMVEKETPEVWDTLDEVVREYPVLLNRAPTLHRLGIQAFEPILVEGKAIQLHPLVCTAFNADFDGDQMAVHIPLSIQAQIEARVLMMSTNNILSPANGEPIIVPSQDIILGLYYMTRDRMFAKGNGKIFYGPEEVRISYDAGEVELQARIKVRLNGQLVDTTVGRMLLGEVLPPMIPFDRINRVMTKKEVRKLIDECYRKAGIKQTVLLADRLKDVGYHYATLSGISISVSDMKIPPQKKEILRKAEEEVRKVEKQYTDGLITDGEKYNKLVDIWARASEDVAQKMMQVMGSEVSIGPDHKELQVPSFNPIFMMTDSGARGSKDQMRQLAGMRGLMAKPSGEIIETPIRANFREGLSVLEYFISTHGARKGLADTALKTANSGYLTRRLVDVSQDVIINEIDCGTIDGIFVESLREAGEVIQPIGERVLGRVTLEDIRDPFTDEVLVPGGSEIDEAAVERIEDAGIEKVLIRSVLTCQSARGVCAKCYGRDLAYGKQVNIGEAIGIIAAQSIGEPGTQLTMRTFHIGGVASKRGEQTTLHSRTEGKAQFVQLHTVQNRDGDLVVMNRNGQICVLDEKNRERERYPLIYGTLLKVKDHQMIKAGTLLANWDPFTIPIITAVSGRVKFGDITEGATMEERRDVVTGKSSRVIVEYRDAEVRPRISIKDESGKTARLPDTNSFSRYLLPIGAIIMVSEGDPVLAGDVIAKIPRETTKTKDITGGLPRVAELFEVRKPKEHAVITEIDGVVSFGKHTKGKRKVIITPEVGDAKEYLIPKGKHVSVQEGDVILAGEPLMDGSANPHDILSVSGIKELAKYLVNEVQEVYRLQGVKINDKHIEVIVRQMLRKVRIKDPGDTDYMVGDQVERQVFTQRNQEIIARGARPAQAEAVLQGITKASLSTDSFISAASFQETTKVLTDTCIAGEKDFLRGLKENVIMGRLIPAGSGMPVYRKILLPQIEEGSEKKIDNS